The genomic stretch GATCCGCGGCGCACACAATCGCGTCACCCGCTGCACTATCGAAGCCTATAACCCGGACAAGATCGACACCCGCTATCAGTGGCTCAGCCTCGACGGGCATCATCACCGCGTCGATCACTGTCGATTCGCCGGCCAGAACCATTCGGGAACTACGCTGGTTGTCTGGCTGGATGAAGAGGGCGAAGTCGGCCGGCACCGCATCGAACGCAATCACTTCCTCAACCGCCCGCGGGGGAACGGCAACGGATTCGAAACCCTCCGCATCGGTACCAGTGAAACCTCTCTGAAATCGGCCCAGTGTGTGGTCTCTGAAAACCTGTTCGAAAACTGCGATGGCGAAATCGAACTCATTTCCAATAAGTCATGCGATAATGTTTACGAACGCAATACCATCGTCGGTTGTGCTGGTGCACTCACCCTCCGGCACGGCAACAACTGCATTGTCCGCGATAACCTCATCCTGGGTAACGGCGACCGCCATTCCGGCGGCATCCGCGTCATCGGAGAAGGGCACCAGATCACCGGGAACCACATCGAAGGCGTCGGCGACCGGATCGACGGTGCGATCGCTCTGAGTGCCGGCGTGGAGAATCCGAAACTGAACCAGCACGCCCAGGTCCGCAATGTACTCATCGAAAACAATACGCTGATCGACAACGCCGGCAAGGACATCGTCCGCGGTCACGGTCTGGGCAGTCGCTCCCGGACGCTGCTTCCCGAAAATATCACCGTCAAAAACACACGCCACTCCGGCAAACCCGCCATGAAACAAATCAAACCCGCAGACGTCGGCCCGGACGCCCGATAGAACTAGGGATACCCCCCAGCGTCACTGCTCCAGCTCTGCCTGCGGTTGTTGAAACAGCAGTGCCACTTCCACCAGCAGCCGTTCTGCAGGGGTGAGCGACTCCCGTTCCTGGATCACCTGTTTCGCTACCGCAGGGACGTTCGTCAGCAGGCCATCCACGCCCCGGTTCATCATCTGAGACATCATGGCCGGATCATCGACCGTCCACACAAAGACCTCTTTCCCCGCTGCATGGGCCCGCTTCACAAAATTCCGCGAGGCGAAATTCGCGTTCACGGCCAGAAAGTCCGCTTGAATCTCTTTCAGGTTGCCTGCATAGACGGAGAGCAGGACACCGCACTTCCAGTCCGGTCGCAGGGCTTTGGTCTTCGCCACCCCCTCTGGTTTGAGCGACATGATCATCACCTTGTCGGCCATACCCGCTGCTTCGACAATGTCCACCACCCGCTGCTCCAGCTGCTCATCGTGGCCGTAATATTTCAGCTCAATAATCACGCCCGCCTTGTCTTTGCATAACTGCAGCACGTCGGATAACAGAGGCACCCGTTCTGCGTTGAATTTCGGATCCAGCCAGCTGCCGATGTCGATGTCTGCCAGGTCAGCTTGCTTCGCATCCCAGACCTTAAGCGGATTACGTGACAGTTTCATGAAGTCGCTGTCGTGAATCACGACCACTTTGCCGTCCGCCGATTCCTGTACGTCCAGCTCAATCCAGTCGGCACCCTCGTCAATCGCAGCCTGAAATGCGGCCATCGTATTTTCGGGAGCCGCTTTGGAGGCACCTCGATGTGCCATCACCTGTGTTTCGGTTTCGAGATTCAGCGAACGCTCCAGCGACACATATCCGATCAAAGCCGCCAGCAGAAAACCAACTATGCCTACCATGGCCAGGCGGGACGGAGTCAAAAGTGGTTTCCCGCGCTGTTCCACTTCCAGCGGGCTGGCCTCAATCGCAGCACTGGCGGCGGAATGCAAGCGCAGATAACCCTGAAATAACAGACCCGCGCAGGCGATCGTCGCAAACAGGTTCAGAATCAGGCTGCTCGCCGACAGGATAAACAGCATCAGCCCCACCCGCGTGGCCAGCATCAGCAGGGAACCGACGGTTGTGGGAATCAGGAACCGCCCCGCGAGACCCACGAGCGCAACCAGCACCAGATTCAGAATCAACACACAGATCACCCAGGTCACCAGCCAGATCAGGATCGGACGACGTTGACCGGATACCAGCTGCTGACTGGCCTGCAGACCCTGTGCGGGAGGCGTCTGCTCGAACAGAATCAGTGGCAGCGCCAGGAACCAGCCGGAATAGAGTCGAAACAGGATCATAGCCAGAATCAGCACCAGTAAAACACCGATGCCGACGGCGACCTGGAATTCGGTCGGTCGTTCTTTGAGATAAAAATTGATGTCGTATTCACCCAGCAGACCAAAATAGACAACTCCTGCAATCAGCAGAAACGGGACCAGGCTGAGCAGCGTCCAGCCAATCATTTTCGCGGTTACTTTCAGTACATCGGCCGCGTGTCCTGCGGCAAACCGCAGGGAATCAAGCATTCCCAGCTGCTGCCCCCGATGTCGGGCCGCCAGGATGGCCAGTAGCGACGCCTGTTCCAGCGCGACGATACTTAGCCAGACCGCACCCAGAATAATTGCACACAGCCAGCCGAACGGGCCGGCAAAGAACAACGCGATATCCACGTCGGTCAATACACTCTGACCTGCGATCGCCAGCAGGAAGTGAAACAAACCCGCCAGTAACGGCGTCAAAATCACAAACGCCAGCAGTTTATAGAGGAGATCGGTCGCAACCAGCGGACGCCAGGCGGAACCCAGGCTGCCTGTGATCTGACGGATGAAGGGGGAGAGAGACATGTCTGCTTCCTGTTCTGGTTCAGGCAGAGATTCAATCCGTCGCTGGTAATACTCAGTCCGTTTGCATGCGAGAGGCGATTCCCATCATACCGCAGCTCACTCGGGAAATCCCAAACAACATTGAGACGGTTCCCGAAAAAACGAAAAAACAGGGAGAACACGCGATAGCAAAGTACAGCCCTGTTGTCAACGAGTTTATCTATGCGTGGATGATGTTGTTTGCATGAAGCACGCGCACCAACCTCACAGTTTTCTCAAGAGAGTTCACTACAGCGGTTTCATCTCAGGTATTAATACGGTATACACTTGGCAGCTTACGCTTGTTCCAGACCAGAACCGGGCTTTGCGTTTTACCCACATCGACTCACAGCTAAAGCAGTACGATGGAATTTTACGAAGAACACCTGGAACGTCTTACCTTGCGGGAATGGTTCCGGATGCAGTCTCCCCGCGTACTGCTGGCATTTTATGTCTGGTTGATGTTCAAAATCCGTCTGGCCAGCGTCAAAACATGCATCAGCATAGTCAAAGGGGACATTCGAGAGCGACTGATTGAACTGGACCAGGTCCCGGAAGAAGCACGGTCTCGGATCACGCCGATCCTCGATCACTTTGCAGAACAGGGCTTCGTCGATTTTCTATTGGAAAGCTACCTTTACGGTCGCAATCGCGATCACTTAAAGCTGGTGGGGGTTCGCATTCTGGCCCGGCACAAAAGCGGTCGGTGTGTGGTAGCGGCTCCCGTCATTTTCGGGGAAGCAGATGGTTCATATTGGGGAGAAAGTGGCCTCCATACCTTTATTGACGCAGAAAATTCGATCACCAGCGAAGTCGGGCGCCAGAGATTCGATCGCACGCCGGGAAACGCGGTGACGTATTATCCCGAGTGCAGGTTCGAAGAGTTACTGGAACAGCATCGGCAGACCATCGCCAACCGGGGAGACACCTATGTCTCCATTCACAACCAGGATGACATGCTCACTTACCTGCAGCGGCTGGAAGATCGCGCAGTCCAGCAACTGGTGCAACGGGGATACCTGGTCCCCTTCGAGCCAGAAGAAGGACCGGACCTGCCCGAGGTCGTCGATTACGGTTTCAAACCCGTGGAAGCAGAAAAACAGTCCGCGATTCCTGGCTGTCTGATCTTTGTCGTGGTCTTGATCAGCACCATCCTCTGGAAGCTCTGGAGCTGAAGTCCGCTTCCAGGCCTTGATCTGGGTGTGCAGGCGGTCACAACTCCTGCCGGGCTCCTGCAGAATGGCTTTCTGTGTCGACGGTCTCCTGATACAGTATACGGGGAGAGGGTGTCCTGACTTGAATACCAGCGATCGCGCAGGGAGGAATATCATGGATGACAACTGGGATGAAATTGACGATGATCCAACAGAATATCTGCCCGAGGTCACCGACCTCATGCACCGGCTCTTAAACTCCCATCGCAAGTCACCCGACGAAGCCGACTTTCAACGCTTTCCGGGCATTCCCCTCGAAGCCCTGGACGAGGCCTACCGGGATCTCAGCACACTCGGCCTGATGGAATATACCGACGAACTGGTCACCATCGGCGACCATCAACGGCGCAAACTCCGCCTGACCCGGGAAGGACTGTGAGAGATCCTTCAGTCAAAGCTCACTTACTGTTTTTATTTGCGAAGCGTGTAGACACAACTGTTACATTGAGCGAAATGCCTGTATGTCA from Gimesia chilikensis encodes the following:
- a CDS encoding polysaccharide lyase 6 family protein, whose protein sequence is MSYYSGAEWRWPPVSSSVYNNITAIHDHSLPGNEKNSMLTQYCVPPSQFIRAALVTLCLLTSPALVQAADFRVGTPAELDSARKSARPGDVITLGGKDWHDVRLKLKLKGTPERPITVRSEVAFTGASSLNLNGEHVILDGLTFRNGSLETGHVLLIRGAHNRVTRCTIEAYNPDKIDTRYQWLSLDGHHHRVDHCRFAGQNHSGTTLVVWLDEEGEVGRHRIERNHFLNRPRGNGNGFETLRIGTSETSLKSAQCVVSENLFENCDGEIELISNKSCDNVYERNTIVGCAGALTLRHGNNCIVRDNLILGNGDRHSGGIRVIGEGHQITGNHIEGVGDRIDGAIALSAGVENPKLNQHAQVRNVLIENNTLIDNAGKDIVRGHGLGSRSRTLLPENITVKNTRHSGKPAMKQIKPADVGPDAR
- a CDS encoding glycerophosphodiester phosphodiesterase family protein, with the protein product MSLSPFIRQITGSLGSAWRPLVATDLLYKLLAFVILTPLLAGLFHFLLAIAGQSVLTDVDIALFFAGPFGWLCAIILGAVWLSIVALEQASLLAILAARHRGQQLGMLDSLRFAAGHAADVLKVTAKMIGWTLLSLVPFLLIAGVVYFGLLGEYDINFYLKERPTEFQVAVGIGVLLVLILAMILFRLYSGWFLALPLILFEQTPPAQGLQASQQLVSGQRRPILIWLVTWVICVLILNLVLVALVGLAGRFLIPTTVGSLLMLATRVGLMLFILSASSLILNLFATIACAGLLFQGYLRLHSAASAAIEASPLEVEQRGKPLLTPSRLAMVGIVGFLLAALIGYVSLERSLNLETETQVMAHRGASKAAPENTMAAFQAAIDEGADWIELDVQESADGKVVVIHDSDFMKLSRNPLKVWDAKQADLADIDIGSWLDPKFNAERVPLLSDVLQLCKDKAGVIIELKYYGHDEQLEQRVVDIVEAAGMADKVMIMSLKPEGVAKTKALRPDWKCGVLLSVYAGNLKEIQADFLAVNANFASRNFVKRAHAAGKEVFVWTVDDPAMMSQMMNRGVDGLLTNVPAVAKQVIQERESLTPAERLLVEVALLFQQPQAELEQ